The window GCCAAACTCGCACCGCAGCCGTTCCGTGTTCAGCACCGGAGCGACGACATCCGGTGCATCCGGCAAAACATCCACTTGGCAGCCCGTTTCCGCCACCAGCAGATCGCAGATCTCTTTGTGCGAGGTGTTGCGCCCTTCCCCCACGTTGTAGAGGCGCTCCTGACCGGCGATGGCGATATCGACCAGTGCGGCGGCGGCATCATCGATGTAGATGTAGTCCTTGGCCGACTCCAGACCGGTGCGCAGAGTCACCCGTCTTGTGCGCAGGGCATCCATGATGATGCTGGGGAGGAAGTTCTGCGAGCTGAAGTCGGTGCCGTACACGTTCGCCAGTCGTGCCACCCGGATCGCTGGATCGGGCAGCGACAGACACAGGCATTCGCCGGCAAGCTTGGAGCCATTGTAGAGTTGGTCGGGATTGGTGGGATGGATTGGAATGATGTCGTCCTCCACGGCCCGAGCCATCTGCATGTAAAGCCGTGTGGTGGAGAGATAGAGAAAGGAGGTATATCGGTAATGCGCCATCGTCTCTGTGAGCATACCGACATGCGCCTGCATGGTGTCGAAGGGACGGCTGCGGAAATCCGCTGTCAGGCCGATGCAATAAATCACATGCCCCAATGATGCTCCCCGTTCCGGCGGAGAACCGCGATAGATAGGACGGCATGTTCGCCCCTGCCGCCTTAGAAGCGCGACGATGTGCGATCCGATGAATCCGCCAGCTCCGAAAACTGTGAAGGGTGTCTCATCCACGGGAGCGTCATCTCTTCTGGGGCCAGGCATTCATTCTTATCATGATGATGGAGGCCGTCGTGGCCGGTCCCGGGCATCAGTCTGGAACATTCATGGGAGTCGTCTGCGAAAAAGCCCAGGGCGCTCGTCCGGAAGCCCATAGATCATTTAAAAGCTGCATTTCCCGAAAGGTGTCCATGCATTGCCAGAAGCCATGATGGCGATAGACGGCGAGTTCTCCGATAGAGGCCAGACGCTCCAGGATTCCTCCTTCGAGGGTGACATTTTCGTCCGGTTCCATCAAATCGAAGGCGCGGCGTTGGAAGACCATGTAGCCGCCATTGATCCAGCCATCCTTGACTTGAGGCTTTTCCTGGAAGCTTCGCACCACATCTTCATCCAAACCGAGTTCGCCGAAGCGGGAGGAAGGGTGGACAGCGGTCACCGTAGCCAGTCGTCCGAGGCGACGATGCTGGGAAACCACCGCGTCCAGATCGATGTCTGACACACCGTCCCCATATGTGACCAGGAAGCTGTCTCCCTGGATATATTTCAGAGCACGGTAAATACGCCGTCCAGTAAGAGAAGCCTGTCCGGTTTCCACCAGGTTAACCTTCCAATCTACCCGATTATCGGTTGGCATCAAGGATTCGACATTGCCTGTTTCCAGATCGATTTGCAGATCTTTTGTATAAAGATGATAATTAAGAAAATAGTTCCTGATGATGTCGCCCTTGTATCCAAGGCAAAGAATAAAGCGGTTCGAGCCATAATGGCGATAATGACGCATGATATGCCAGATGATCGGATAACCTCCGATCTCTACCATTGGTTTCGGCTTGAATTCCGTTTCTTCGCGTAAACGTGTTCCCATGCCGCCGCACAGAATGACCGTTTCCAGACTCGAAGCCGACACAGGAGCACCTCAATTTTTCCAGTTGCACGGAATGGCGGACCCCATGCGATCAGGTTATCATACCAAAGAAGAGAAAGAGGCGCCATCAGGCCGCATGTGCCGTTCGGCCATCAGGATTTCAGCCAACCGGAAGTCGAGTGACGTATCGATGTCGATCGAGCGGTCCGGAGGCATTTCGTAAGCCAGGGTCGCATCGTCGAATAGCCGTGCACTGTGTCGAAACCAGGGGATGGAAACGGCATAGACCGCGCCGTTGAGCACGAAGAGCTGTGATTGATCCTGGCTGCGCTGTCCATGGATGGCTGCCAAGCCGGCTCCTGTCATACCCGACAGCCCACCGTCCCTACGCAACCGGAACAGAAGGTCCGCGGGGCGGTCTAGAGGAGTCACGCTCAATGCCGAAGTGGCCTTTCTGTGCCAGGCCAGCGATAGGCAGCCGTCGATGTCCTCTGCCTCGCGCAAGGGTGATGTGGGCTGAAGCAGCACCAGCCAAGTCGCCTCGTCCTGCAACTGGTCGAGAGCGTGGGCGACGACGGCGGCAGTGCCGGCTTCATCCCCCGACAGGGTCGCAGGGCGTAGAAAGGGAGCCTCAGCACCTGCCGTCAGGGCGATGTCGCGGATGACCGGATCATCGGTGGAAACCACGATCCGGTCGATATGGCGTGAGCGTCGTGCGGCATGCACCGACCATGCGATCAAAGGCTTGCCGTTCAGTGGGCGGATGTTCTTGCCTGGCAGGCGCTTGGAGCCCGCTCTGGCTGGAATCAGGGCCAGAACGCGCTGGTCTGCGATCATGATCTCTCCTTCTCACTCGACGGATGGCGCAAAACGGTCACCCAGGTGACGATGGTCATGCCAGGATGCGTGTCTCGGGTATGGGGATAACGAAGCGGCAGCCCCATTCACGGACATGGGCCATGTGCTCCATGATCTCATCGGCGAGATTCCAGGGTAGAATCAGCAGATAATCCGGGCGCGCGACATCGATGGCATTCGGAGCGAGAACGGGGAT is drawn from Azospirillum lipoferum 4B and contains these coding sequences:
- a CDS encoding NAD-dependent epimerase/dehydratase family protein, which translates into the protein MDETPFTVFGAGGFIGSHIVALLRRQGRTCRPIYRGSPPERGASLGHVIYCIGLTADFRSRPFDTMQAHVGMLTETMAHYRYTSFLYLSTTRLYMQMARAVEDDIIPIHPTNPDQLYNGSKLAGECLCLSLPDPAIRVARLANVYGTDFSSQNFLPSIIMDALRTRRVTLRTGLESAKDYIYIDDAAAALVDIAIAGQERLYNVGEGRNTSHKEICDLLVAETGCQVDVLPDAPDVVAPVLNTERLRCEFGFSPRTVAQALPEVVRRYQQEWLHDHD
- the rfbF gene encoding glucose-1-phosphate cytidylyltransferase, which gives rise to METVILCGGMGTRLREETEFKPKPMVEIGGYPIIWHIMRHYRHYGSNRFILCLGYKGDIIRNYFLNYHLYTKDLQIDLETGNVESLMPTDNRVDWKVNLVETGQASLTGRRIYRALKYIQGDSFLVTYGDGVSDIDLDAVVSQHRRLGRLATVTAVHPSSRFGELGLDEDVVRSFQEKPQVKDGWINGGYMVFQRRAFDLMEPDENVTLEGGILERLASIGELAVYRHHGFWQCMDTFREMQLLNDLWASGRAPWAFSQTTPMNVPD
- a CDS encoding acylneuraminate cytidylyltransferase family protein codes for the protein MIADQRVLALIPARAGSKRLPGKNIRPLNGKPLIAWSVHAARRSRHIDRIVVSTDDPVIRDIALTAGAEAPFLRPATLSGDEAGTAAVVAHALDQLQDEATWLVLLQPTSPLREAEDIDGCLSLAWHRKATSALSVTPLDRPADLLFRLRRDGGLSGMTGAGLAAIHGQRSQDQSQLFVLNGAVYAVSIPWFRHSARLFDDATLAYEMPPDRSIDIDTSLDFRLAEILMAERHMRPDGASFSSLV